The following proteins are encoded in a genomic region of Gimesia algae:
- a CDS encoding aspartate carbamoyltransferase catalytic subunit has product MNIDHEYRTDISSGWNRKHILGLQDLSRDELNIILNQASEFKRLAAIGETKLTPLAGTVVANLFFEPSTRTRISFGLAAKRLSADTVDFSASGSSLSKGESFVDTAKTIEAMGVSYVVVRHKTPGAPQLLAQHLDANILNAGDGTHEHPTQALLDIFTIREHFGKIEGLTVTLVGDILHSRVARSNIWGLKKLGAHVIVCGPTTLIPSEISKLGVEVSSNLDDVLPRTDCLNLLRIQFERQRGHYFPSIREYAHLFGMNKQRINKAKENVLILAPGPINRGVEITPDVADGPHSIILGQVSNGLIIRMACLYLLHLQRTASLGTPG; this is encoded by the coding sequence ATGAATATCGACCATGAGTATCGAACTGACATCTCCAGCGGATGGAACCGGAAGCATATCTTAGGACTGCAGGACCTCTCCCGGGATGAACTCAATATCATTCTCAATCAGGCATCAGAATTTAAGCGACTGGCCGCTATTGGAGAAACCAAATTAACACCACTGGCCGGTACTGTCGTTGCTAATCTTTTCTTTGAACCATCTACCCGCACCCGTATCAGCTTTGGTCTGGCAGCCAAACGCCTCAGTGCCGACACGGTCGATTTTTCCGCGTCAGGCAGTAGCCTCTCCAAAGGCGAAAGTTTTGTTGATACCGCCAAAACGATCGAAGCGATGGGGGTTTCTTATGTCGTTGTCAGGCACAAAACACCCGGCGCTCCGCAACTGCTGGCACAACACCTGGATGCCAATATCCTCAATGCCGGCGACGGGACGCACGAACACCCCACCCAGGCACTCCTCGACATTTTTACGATCCGGGAACACTTCGGGAAAATTGAAGGGCTGACAGTCACGCTGGTCGGAGACATCCTGCACAGCCGTGTCGCTCGGTCAAATATATGGGGGCTGAAAAAACTGGGCGCCCACGTGATTGTCTGTGGTCCGACCACATTGATCCCCAGTGAAATCTCAAAACTGGGAGTGGAAGTTTCCAGTAACCTGGACGACGTCCTTCCCCGTACGGACTGTCTGAATCTGTTGCGCATTCAGTTTGAACGTCAACGGGGACACTATTTCCCTTCCATCCGGGAATACGCACACCTCTTTGGAATGAATAAACAACGTATTAACAAAGCCAAAGAGAATGTACTGATCCTCGCTCCGGGTCCCATCAACCGGGGTGTGGAAATTACTCCCGATGTGGCCGATGGTCCGCACTCTATCATTCTAGGCCAGGTCAGTAATGGACTGATTATTCGAATGGCCTGCCTCTACCTGCTTCATCTACAGCGAACTGCCTCCTTGGGAACACCAGGATGA
- a CDS encoding dihydroorotase yields the protein MKSILIKNGRIIDPSQDLDQPGNLLIENGKITGLCEATVTADEIIDATGLIVSPGFIDLHVSLCEPGFEEDETIESGTAAALAGGVTSLGCLPNTSPVVDDRSSAEFILLQAERAANCHVYPLGAITKNQEGKELAEIGQLVAGKAVGFTDADRPIDNAQIMRCALEYTRMFDRPILNRPQVAELTDKGQMHEGFHSTVLGLKGIPAAAEEIMVNRDIALAELTQGRIHLMCISTQNSVSQIRRAKATGIHVTADVTPLHLTLTDQMLENYDPNFKVLPPLRTQEHIDALIVGLKDGTIDAICSDHTPHAAEKKTDEILGADFGIIGLETLLPVCLQSLITPGHLSWLELISKLTVGPAQILGLEKGTLAEGADADITLINPDIRYILEPTMLKSSSHNTPFLGKELQGRAEVVIVSGEIRFRAEN from the coding sequence ATGAAATCGATTCTCATCAAAAATGGTCGCATTATCGACCCTTCACAAGATCTGGACCAGCCGGGCAACCTGTTAATTGAAAACGGGAAGATTACCGGTCTGTGTGAAGCCACCGTCACTGCTGACGAAATCATCGACGCCACAGGCCTGATCGTCAGTCCGGGATTCATTGACCTTCATGTCTCGCTCTGCGAACCCGGCTTCGAAGAAGACGAAACAATAGAATCGGGAACCGCTGCCGCATTAGCCGGCGGTGTGACTTCTCTGGGATGTCTGCCTAATACCTCACCCGTGGTTGACGATCGCTCTTCCGCTGAGTTTATCCTGCTCCAGGCGGAACGCGCAGCGAACTGTCATGTCTACCCGCTGGGTGCCATCACCAAAAATCAAGAAGGGAAAGAACTGGCGGAAATCGGCCAGCTGGTTGCAGGGAAAGCCGTCGGTTTTACCGATGCTGACCGCCCGATTGATAATGCACAAATCATGCGATGTGCCTTGGAATACACCCGCATGTTTGACCGCCCGATTCTGAATCGCCCTCAAGTCGCAGAACTGACTGACAAGGGACAGATGCATGAAGGCTTCCATTCGACGGTACTCGGACTCAAAGGCATCCCGGCAGCCGCAGAAGAGATTATGGTCAACCGTGACATCGCTCTGGCTGAACTGACTCAGGGGCGAATTCACCTGATGTGCATCTCCACTCAGAACAGTGTCTCCCAGATTCGTCGCGCCAAAGCAACCGGGATCCATGTCACTGCTGATGTCACACCGCTTCATCTGACACTCACCGACCAGATGCTGGAGAACTATGATCCTAACTTCAAGGTCCTGCCTCCACTGCGTACTCAGGAACACATCGACGCATTGATCGTAGGCTTAAAGGATGGCACGATTGATGCGATCTGTTCCGATCATACCCCCCATGCCGCGGAAAAGAAAACCGATGAAATCCTGGGAGCCGACTTCGGAATTATCGGCCTGGAGACGTTGCTGCCAGTCTGTCTGCAGAGCCTGATCACTCCCGGTCACCTTTCCTGGTTGGAATTGATCAGTAAACTTACTGTGGGCCCTGCTCAAATCCTGGGCCTTGAGAAGGGAACCCTGGCAGAGGGAGCAGACGCCGATATCACCCTGATTAATCCGGATATCCGTTATATTCTCGAACCGACGATGCTCAAATCATCCAGTCACAATACCCCGTTTCTCGGGAAAGAACTGCAAGGCAGGGCAGAAGTCGTCATTGTTTCCGGCGAAATCCGATTTCGGGCCGAAAATTAA
- a CDS encoding vWA domain-containing protein: protein MSLIHPGLLLGIVLAIIPVILHFLLRSKPKKLIFPALALLQRKKIQNSRRLKLRHFWLLLLRILVIIVIVLALTRPSLPPANYGFSAYELTMLIIIGLIAVLVYMGLMRHYQKQRVSQQTLNTRRTFLRGGIGAAAFLLVTILVLWPYQRRIFAEISEPLPAVSENIPVTAIFLFDTSLSMDYRQDSLSRLDQARTIADEHLSNLPAQSRVSVMHSSSEDHFPFQSDLTAVQSRIKSLKTSAFSLFLDDRLRAAINRQEDDFKRNQTTQQPAAPQSAGADQFVREIYIYTDLARSAWRSQPSQSIRQQLERLKWLGIYVIDVGVTNPKNMGISHINLSRETITLGNSVTIKTEIVTSGITTDNTTLELYTQNEKGQLIKRDQRQLSITGSSETNPASEPVARSNQETQLEMSLANVSQRITQGELRLTSSDPYLPDDVRYFTILAEPPPEILIVSPAPASAQLWNAALAPEKLVTLKKNRYQCKVVSLNELESTPLEQYAAVYLINVTTLPQTAWRLCTEYAENGGGVCFILGSDGDAPESMIVSFNSLAAQNLLPLELLGSLKFIPPEYLDLENNPHSLFEYFQELGGTGELSTMEVSRYWRVEPTEKGQVIATYTDSRNSPAIIERNLGQGKVVVLTTGVDASGWSQLLYARWSYLAFADQLTRYLIHTRSNRANYLAGEIAHYQWPASAPTPEIFLLRTPDLKQLLIQVKAGAQQVTIPETTAVGHYQLINNSSNSTRSSSGFSVNVSPFESNFTPISVNELDQFLGADRYSITHDMEGLKRTIRTGRLGVEIFPLLATLLLLLFCLEHFTANFFYEIDQVAETTS, encoded by the coding sequence ATGTCACTTATTCACCCCGGTTTATTACTTGGAATCGTTCTGGCAATAATCCCGGTGATTTTACATTTTCTGCTCCGTTCAAAACCAAAGAAACTGATCTTTCCCGCGCTGGCACTCCTGCAACGCAAAAAAATCCAGAACTCTCGTCGACTCAAACTGCGTCACTTCTGGCTGCTGTTACTCCGGATACTGGTAATTATTGTCATTGTCCTCGCATTGACCAGGCCATCTCTTCCCCCGGCCAATTATGGTTTTTCGGCGTATGAGCTGACCATGCTCATTATCATCGGGCTGATCGCGGTTCTCGTCTACATGGGGCTGATGCGTCACTATCAGAAACAACGCGTTTCTCAGCAGACGCTGAATACACGTCGCACATTTTTAAGAGGCGGAATCGGGGCAGCTGCTTTTCTCCTGGTGACGATCCTGGTTTTGTGGCCTTATCAGAGACGCATCTTTGCAGAGATTTCCGAACCGCTGCCCGCTGTGTCAGAGAACATCCCGGTCACCGCGATCTTCCTGTTTGATACCAGCCTCAGCATGGATTACCGTCAGGACAGTCTCTCTCGCCTGGATCAGGCCAGAACGATTGCTGATGAGCATTTAAGCAACCTGCCTGCTCAGAGCAGGGTCTCTGTCATGCATAGCAGTAGTGAAGATCATTTCCCTTTTCAGTCAGATCTGACAGCAGTCCAGTCTAGAATCAAATCACTTAAAACATCCGCTTTCTCCCTGTTTCTGGATGACCGCCTGCGTGCAGCCATCAATCGACAGGAAGATGATTTCAAACGCAACCAGACTACGCAACAACCCGCTGCCCCCCAGTCAGCAGGCGCAGATCAATTTGTCCGGGAAATTTATATTTACACCGATCTGGCTCGTTCGGCCTGGAGAAGTCAGCCATCTCAATCAATCAGACAACAACTGGAAAGGCTGAAATGGCTGGGAATTTATGTGATCGACGTCGGTGTCACAAATCCGAAAAACATGGGAATTTCCCACATTAACCTTTCGCGAGAAACAATCACGCTGGGCAATTCTGTGACGATTAAAACAGAAATCGTGACCTCTGGAATTACCACAGATAACACCACCCTGGAACTCTATACTCAAAATGAAAAAGGTCAGTTAATCAAACGAGATCAGCGGCAGCTGTCGATCACAGGTTCCTCTGAAACCAATCCAGCTTCCGAGCCTGTAGCAAGATCAAATCAGGAAACACAACTCGAAATGAGTCTGGCCAATGTAAGTCAGAGGATCACGCAAGGCGAACTCCGCCTGACATCTTCAGATCCTTATCTTCCAGATGATGTCCGCTATTTCACGATTCTGGCAGAGCCACCTCCGGAAATATTAATTGTCAGTCCGGCCCCCGCTTCAGCCCAACTCTGGAATGCCGCATTGGCGCCGGAGAAACTCGTCACATTAAAGAAAAACCGCTACCAATGCAAAGTGGTTTCGCTCAATGAACTGGAATCGACACCACTGGAACAATATGCAGCCGTCTATCTGATTAATGTCACCACTCTCCCTCAAACAGCCTGGCGACTGTGCACTGAGTACGCGGAAAATGGTGGCGGAGTCTGTTTCATTTTAGGCAGTGATGGAGACGCTCCGGAATCGATGATCGTCTCCTTCAATTCATTGGCAGCACAAAATTTGCTCCCCCTGGAATTACTGGGATCACTCAAATTTATCCCTCCTGAATACCTGGATCTGGAAAACAATCCCCATTCTCTGTTCGAATATTTTCAGGAACTGGGTGGGACGGGAGAACTTTCTACAATGGAAGTCTCCCGTTACTGGCGCGTCGAACCGACCGAGAAAGGGCAGGTAATCGCGACTTATACCGACTCCAGAAACTCTCCCGCTATCATTGAACGTAATCTGGGACAGGGGAAAGTCGTCGTACTCACGACCGGCGTCGATGCATCTGGCTGGAGCCAGCTCCTGTACGCACGCTGGTCATATCTGGCATTCGCAGATCAGTTAACCCGCTACCTGATCCACACGCGATCGAATCGTGCGAATTATCTTGCTGGTGAAATCGCCCATTATCAATGGCCTGCTTCTGCCCCGACACCCGAAATATTTCTGTTAAGAACACCCGATTTAAAACAACTGTTGATCCAGGTTAAAGCGGGAGCCCAGCAGGTCACGATACCGGAAACCACCGCCGTCGGCCATTATCAGTTGATCAACAATTCCAGTAACAGTACCCGTTCCTCCAGCGGGTTCAGTGTGAATGTCAGCCCTTTTGAAAGTAACTTCACTCCCATTTCTGTAAACGAACTTGATCAGTTTCTGGGTGCCGACCGGTACAGTATCACCCACGACATGGAAGGACTGAAACGCACGATTCGAACCGGAAGGCTCGGCGTGGAAATATTCCCCTTACTGGCAACCCTGCTGCTGCTGCTATTTTGCCTCGAACACTTTACCGCAAACTTTTTCTATGAAATCGATCAGGTAGCCGAAACGACTTCCTGA
- a CDS encoding glutamine amidotransferase → MQPIFEPIWSWPTLILLIIGLITLVLTTYPKRVRHFSPRIRRLLIGLRLTSVLLLVFMLLRPSIEFSDQTKQQSWLYIVADASRSMQTEDGPGSTTRRNELLKTLQTVKSVLDNVDENIGIRRFDFSSELVPVETFSEEAAGEQTAIGYALEMISSQLQQDRLVGILLLSDGAERTLPPYDVDAKSQASYFGDTGIPIHTIGFGSSSLEDTTLDLVMESLVIDPLVFEKKNTPISVKVRSLGAANRDITIRLLVEDRTGIKKGEAGKMIPAPAYSNSRVATQIHPTQNNELSTVELFWTPTIPGEYKIAVEAVPLEGEIKQTNNRLETIVTVQKGGLQVVYFDSLRPEQKFIRSMNDPKIQLDYIPVGNGFSSSRKPVNADLKDLSRYDVFIIGDVPADILGSTVLRKIADRVEQGAGLLMTGGYHSFGPGGYADTPLENLIPVVMRASEKQNGNAIAKDLHYLEDLKMVPTSLGLQQYVMQLDSSREGNQQKWNSLAPLKGANRLKKKFETVQVLAESAGNEAIPLLFASDVGNARVMAFAGDTTFQWFLTGNRNEHERFWRQIILWLAHKENDSDQSVWARVEPRNVPPGSQVPIQFGARDDKGKPISDVQFTVQVTGPSGKTSKTELQGAAATSTTTYSQTQEPGDYWVTVRAEKNGNSLGFDATTRFIVDPRDLELDNPAADYSLLEAIASLSGGSSLPPEELESFLSRMNRENLWNNDLTRYHRVSLWDNWYFLLCFILLLTAEWFFRKHKGLV, encoded by the coding sequence ATGCAACCGATATTTGAACCAATCTGGTCCTGGCCTACGCTGATCCTGCTGATCATCGGGTTGATCACGCTGGTTCTAACGACATATCCGAAACGTGTCCGGCATTTCTCACCGAGAATCCGCCGGCTGCTGATTGGTTTAAGGTTAACGTCTGTATTGCTACTGGTTTTCATGCTGCTGCGTCCCTCCATTGAATTCAGTGATCAAACAAAGCAGCAGTCGTGGCTGTACATCGTCGCAGATGCCAGCCGCAGCATGCAGACAGAAGATGGGCCTGGCAGCACGACACGCCGCAATGAATTATTGAAAACGCTTCAAACCGTCAAATCAGTTCTCGATAATGTTGACGAAAATATCGGTATCCGGCGTTTTGACTTCTCCAGTGAACTGGTTCCCGTTGAGACTTTTTCAGAGGAAGCTGCTGGAGAGCAGACGGCGATCGGCTATGCATTGGAAATGATTTCCAGTCAATTACAGCAGGATCGACTGGTGGGAATCCTATTGCTTTCCGATGGAGCCGAACGGACGCTGCCTCCCTATGATGTCGATGCCAAATCACAGGCAAGCTACTTCGGTGACACGGGCATTCCTATCCATACAATCGGATTTGGCTCATCCAGTCTTGAGGATACAACACTGGACCTGGTCATGGAGAGTCTGGTCATTGATCCGCTGGTATTCGAGAAAAAAAACACCCCTATCAGTGTCAAAGTTCGCAGCCTGGGAGCAGCCAATCGCGATATCACCATACGTCTGCTGGTCGAAGACCGTACTGGAATTAAAAAAGGCGAAGCGGGGAAAATGATTCCAGCACCAGCTTACAGTAATTCCCGGGTTGCGACCCAGATCCACCCGACCCAGAATAATGAACTGAGCACGGTGGAACTCTTCTGGACTCCGACAATTCCCGGCGAATATAAAATCGCTGTAGAAGCTGTTCCCCTGGAAGGCGAAATCAAACAGACCAACAACCGACTGGAAACGATTGTCACTGTCCAGAAAGGGGGGCTGCAGGTCGTTTATTTTGACTCCCTGCGCCCCGAGCAGAAATTCATCCGCTCTATGAACGACCCTAAAATTCAGCTGGATTATATTCCGGTTGGCAATGGTTTTTCCAGTAGCAGGAAACCCGTCAATGCGGATCTCAAAGATCTCTCCCGCTACGATGTATTTATCATAGGAGATGTTCCTGCCGACATTCTCGGATCGACAGTCCTCCGAAAAATTGCAGACCGCGTTGAACAGGGGGCCGGTCTACTGATGACGGGGGGGTACCATAGCTTTGGCCCCGGTGGTTATGCAGACACTCCTCTGGAGAATTTGATCCCTGTCGTCATGCGCGCCAGCGAAAAACAGAACGGAAATGCCATCGCGAAAGATCTACACTATTTGGAAGATCTGAAAATGGTACCGACCTCACTGGGACTGCAACAATATGTGATGCAGTTGGACAGTTCCCGCGAGGGAAATCAGCAAAAATGGAACTCGCTGGCCCCGCTCAAGGGAGCAAATCGTCTCAAGAAAAAATTTGAAACCGTCCAGGTCCTGGCAGAATCTGCTGGAAATGAAGCCATCCCTTTGCTGTTTGCCTCTGATGTGGGAAATGCGCGTGTCATGGCATTCGCCGGCGATACGACTTTCCAATGGTTTCTAACCGGAAATCGCAATGAACACGAGCGGTTCTGGAGACAGATCATTCTCTGGCTGGCCCATAAAGAAAATGATTCCGACCAGAGTGTCTGGGCACGTGTTGAACCCCGCAATGTCCCCCCGGGCAGTCAGGTTCCCATTCAGTTTGGAGCCCGGGATGACAAAGGAAAACCCATTTCAGATGTTCAATTCACGGTGCAGGTCACAGGCCCTTCCGGAAAAACCAGCAAGACGGAACTGCAGGGGGCCGCTGCAACCTCCACTACCACATATTCACAAACTCAGGAACCGGGTGATTACTGGGTCACGGTCCGTGCAGAGAAAAACGGTAACTCACTCGGCTTCGACGCCACAACTCGATTCATCGTAGATCCGCGTGATCTGGAACTGGATAACCCTGCCGCTGACTACTCCCTATTGGAGGCCATCGCGTCACTCTCCGGAGGCAGTTCCTTGCCACCTGAAGAACTGGAAAGCTTTCTGTCGCGCATGAACAGAGAAAATTTATGGAATAACGACCTGACACGGTACCACCGGGTGTCTCTGTGGGATAACTGGTATTTCCTGTTGTGCTTTATCCTGCTGTTGACCGCTGAATGGTTCTTCAGGAAGCATAAAGGCCTGGTTTGA
- a CDS encoding DEAD/DEAH box helicase yields MTLAELLENQFRADIRFRGAAYIEAERVELTRITADHIFAVVRDGVEYQTQLSRDDGNLKTYCTCDQFQKFNVCKHLWAAILAVDEAGYLAGAVKPGYIPPFIIESAPLSFDEDADDFEFSMPDEFEMGGGRSRKTKSGSGSSSQSTAVSSKPRLRDWEARLVELKNEFALTPVLSKTTQQEREIFYEIDIEESLESGQLVVQTSQRQRRANGQWGKLKPLKLKAGQLQEVEHEDDRRILAYLSGGTPERTNWRAQQTETQVAAFRYRIPYELCELILPLMCGTGHVRYLDRQPDDVDSLKWNGEQTWEFCMGVERDRKKSNWKLHGHLKRDDEILQISSARLIVAGGLVLTNDKITPLEDYDAFPWIKMIQLNETIEVEDGEQQELVDRLLDMPVLPRLELPEELHLEEVTCDPQPELLIHSPQKKRWQQDRLYGEIHFNYLDHLVSGSSTQWAIVDRGEKRCILRNREMESKAWTLLQDSGFRRLLDRRIQGRDVEISARDLGGAVRELIKEGWAVRADGKQVHQPANMMFKVESGIDWFELHADIDFEGQTVRFPELLSALARGDSSIRLDDGSLGILPEEWIEQYGILAGIAVTDEDHLRFAPNQVALLDALLNSQEYVETDAKFDEIREKIHSFSGISIDKEPDGFKGDLRKYQLEGLGWLQFLQDFHFGGCLADDMGLGKTVQLLALLLRRKRARDEHLPSLAVVPKSLMFNWIQEAAKFTPELKVVEYAGGDRSKLIEQITDYDLVLTTYGTMRRDITQIKDIQFDYAVLDEAQMIKNSGSQVAKASRLVQARHRLALSGTPVENHLGDLWSIFEFLNPGMLGRSSVFKAYTNDIEDKNARVLLGNALRPFILRRTKEQVANELPEKVEQTLYCDMGKEQTNLYDELRQHYRDSILGMVETKGMGKTKIHVLEALLRLRQAACHPALLDRGRALDASAKMDVLIPHLEELIDEGHKALVFSQFTSMLSIVQEHLDQKNIVYEYLDGQTRDRKERVERFQSDKDCGVFLISLKAGGLGLNLTAADYVFILDPWWNPAVETQAIDRAHRVGQTKRVFAYKLICRNTVEEKITELQQQKRELADAILEENQSVLKNLSSDDLELLLS; encoded by the coding sequence ATGACGTTGGCAGAATTGTTGGAAAATCAATTTCGTGCCGATATCCGATTCCGTGGTGCAGCGTATATTGAAGCGGAACGGGTCGAACTGACCCGGATTACCGCCGATCATATTTTTGCTGTGGTCCGGGATGGTGTCGAGTACCAGACGCAACTGTCGCGCGATGATGGAAACCTGAAAACTTATTGCACTTGTGATCAGTTTCAGAAGTTCAATGTCTGCAAGCATCTGTGGGCCGCTATCTTGGCCGTGGATGAAGCGGGTTATCTCGCTGGTGCGGTCAAACCCGGCTACATTCCGCCGTTTATCATCGAAAGTGCCCCTCTCTCCTTTGATGAGGATGCGGATGATTTCGAATTTTCGATGCCCGATGAATTTGAAATGGGTGGCGGACGTTCCCGGAAAACGAAATCGGGTTCAGGTAGCAGCAGTCAGTCGACCGCTGTTTCATCAAAACCGCGTTTGCGTGACTGGGAAGCGCGACTGGTCGAGCTTAAAAATGAGTTTGCTTTGACTCCCGTTCTCTCGAAAACCACACAACAGGAACGAGAGATCTTTTATGAAATCGACATTGAGGAAAGTCTGGAATCCGGGCAACTGGTGGTTCAGACATCTCAACGTCAGCGACGTGCGAATGGGCAATGGGGCAAGTTAAAACCTCTCAAGCTGAAGGCGGGTCAGCTCCAGGAAGTCGAACACGAAGACGATCGACGAATTCTGGCTTACCTGTCCGGCGGGACGCCTGAACGGACCAACTGGCGGGCGCAACAGACGGAAACTCAGGTCGCTGCGTTTCGTTATCGCATTCCGTATGAACTGTGTGAACTGATCCTGCCATTGATGTGTGGTACGGGTCATGTACGCTATCTGGACCGTCAGCCCGACGATGTTGATTCCCTGAAATGGAATGGCGAGCAAACCTGGGAATTCTGCATGGGAGTAGAGCGAGACCGGAAAAAATCCAACTGGAAGCTGCACGGTCATCTGAAACGGGACGATGAGATTCTGCAGATCTCCTCTGCGCGACTCATCGTCGCGGGGGGGCTGGTGCTGACGAATGATAAAATAACACCCCTGGAAGACTATGATGCCTTTCCCTGGATCAAAATGATTCAACTGAATGAAACGATTGAAGTGGAAGATGGCGAGCAGCAGGAACTGGTTGATCGTCTACTGGATATGCCGGTACTTCCACGCCTGGAACTTCCTGAAGAACTGCATCTGGAAGAGGTAACCTGTGATCCCCAGCCGGAACTGCTGATTCATTCGCCGCAGAAAAAACGCTGGCAGCAGGATCGCCTGTATGGTGAAATTCACTTCAACTATCTGGATCATCTGGTATCCGGCTCGAGCACTCAATGGGCGATCGTGGACCGGGGAGAAAAACGCTGTATTCTCAGAAATCGTGAGATGGAATCCAAAGCCTGGACCCTGCTGCAAGACAGCGGTTTTCGCAGACTGCTTGACCGGCGGATTCAAGGGCGGGATGTTGAGATCTCTGCACGCGATCTGGGAGGAGCGGTTCGTGAACTGATCAAAGAAGGTTGGGCGGTTCGCGCCGATGGCAAACAGGTTCATCAGCCTGCCAACATGATGTTTAAAGTGGAATCAGGTATTGACTGGTTTGAACTGCATGCGGACATCGACTTTGAAGGTCAGACGGTGCGGTTCCCCGAGTTGCTGTCTGCGTTGGCACGTGGTGATTCTTCGATTCGACTCGATGATGGGTCTCTGGGAATCCTGCCGGAAGAATGGATTGAACAATACGGAATTCTGGCTGGGATTGCAGTCACTGATGAAGATCATCTGCGGTTTGCACCCAACCAGGTAGCGCTGCTCGATGCTCTGCTCAATTCTCAGGAATATGTAGAGACCGACGCCAAGTTCGATGAAATCCGCGAAAAGATTCACTCCTTCTCAGGAATCTCAATCGATAAAGAGCCCGATGGATTTAAAGGAGACTTGCGTAAATATCAGCTGGAAGGCCTGGGCTGGTTGCAGTTCCTGCAGGACTTCCATTTTGGTGGCTGCCTGGCTGATGACATGGGTTTGGGAAAAACTGTTCAACTCCTGGCGCTGCTTTTACGACGGAAAAGAGCTCGGGACGAGCATCTTCCTTCGCTGGCTGTCGTACCGAAATCGCTCATGTTTAACTGGATACAGGAAGCTGCCAAGTTCACGCCTGAGCTAAAAGTGGTCGAGTATGCTGGCGGTGATCGCAGTAAGCTGATTGAGCAGATAACCGATTATGATCTGGTACTGACGACTTACGGTACGATGCGGCGTGATATTACGCAGATCAAAGACATTCAATTTGATTACGCTGTGCTGGATGAAGCCCAGATGATCAAAAACTCCGGTTCGCAGGTTGCTAAAGCTTCGCGCCTGGTACAGGCCCGCCATCGTCTTGCACTCAGTGGTACTCCTGTTGAAAATCATCTGGGAGATCTCTGGTCGATCTTTGAGTTCCTGAATCCGGGGATGCTGGGACGCAGCTCTGTCTTCAAGGCCTATACCAATGATATCGAGGATAAAAATGCCCGTGTTCTGCTGGGCAACGCATTACGCCCCTTCATTTTGAGAAGGACGAAAGAACAGGTTGCCAACGAGCTGCCTGAAAAAGTCGAGCAGACCCTGTACTGCGATATGGGTAAAGAACAGACCAACCTGTATGACGAGCTGCGACAACACTACCGGGACTCCATTCTGGGAATGGTGGAAACCAAAGGAATGGGTAAGACGAAAATTCATGTGCTTGAGGCGCTGCTTCGTCTGCGACAGGCTGCCTGTCACCCTGCCCTGCTGGATCGTGGCCGGGCTCTGGATGCCTCAGCGAAAATGGATGTTCTGATACCGCATCTGGAAGAGCTGATTGATGAAGGTCATAAAGCACTCGTCTTCTCGCAGTTTACCAGTATGCTGTCGATTGTGCAGGAACACCTGGATCAGAAGAATATTGTCTATGAATATCTGGATGGACAGACGCGGGACCGTAAGGAACGTGTGGAACGGTTCCAGTCTGACAAAGACTGTGGCGTTTTTCTGATCAGTTTGAAAGCGGGAGGTTTGGGGTTGAACCTGACAGCTGCCGACTATGTGTTCATTCTGGATCCGTGGTGGAACCCGGCTGTGGAAACACAGGCGATCGACCGGGCACATCGGGTCGGCCAGACCAAACGCGTGTTTGCCTACAAGCTGATCTGCCGCAATACGGTCGAAGAGAAGATTACCGAGTTGCAGCAGCAGAAGCGGGAACTGGCGGATGCGATCCTGGAAGAAAACCAGAGTGTCCTCAAGAACCTTTCCAGCGACGATCTGGAATTGCTGCTGTCATAA